In Chitinophagaceae bacterium, the genomic window CAGCTTTTGGGTACCGTAAGTTTTTTTTGATACCAGCCCCAGCCATAATGGTTCTGGTTTTCTTCTTCTATATTCCAGGTATGTGGAAGGCTAACTGTTCTGTTGCCGGGCAATGATTTTTGAAACCAATTTTCTTTTAAACCAAGTGAAGATTTATCAATTGAAAACTGCCAGCCAATATTTACCGCAATGGTATCTCTTTGTGCAATGGAGCTGAAGCATGTAAAAAGCAGCCAGGCAGAAATGAATATTATTTTTTTCATGATTGTAAATTATATAGCTTATTTAATTATTTCTTTTGATACACCCTTACATAATCTATTAAATATTGCTGTGGTAACACATTATCATCTATAGGCCCGGGCCAGTTAGCGCCCATTGCCAGGTTTATGAGCAAATAAAATGGTTTTCGGAATGTGTTTGCTGCATAACTGCCTGCACTGTCTATAACAAAACTGTGGATTTTTATTTTATCAAACCAAATATCCATTTTCTGTTTATCCCATTCCAATGTGTAAATATGAAAACGATTACTTACGGTACTATCGTTTATTTTACTACCAGATGAACGGCTTGTTTTTATACTATCCGGAAAATGAATAGTGCTATAAATATCGGCAGGGTGGTTGCCAATAAATTCCATTATATCTATTTCCCCGCAAATTGGCCAGCCAACTATCGAACGGTTTGCACCCAGCATCCAAATGGCCGGCCAAATGCCGCCACCTGTTGGAAGCTTTGCTTTTACTTCTATTCTTCCATATTTCCACGCTGCTTTTCCTAATGTATTTATGCTGGCAGAAGTATACTGTGCAATGGAATCTTTATACCGCCAATCGGTACTTTCATTTTTGTAATTTTCGTTTTTATAATTTTCTTTACGGCCTGTAATGATGAGTACGCCATTACTTACCCAAACATTTTCCTTTTTTGCCCGGGTATAATATTGTTGCTCGTTGTTACGGATATGGCCTACTTCGTAACCCCATTTTGTAGCATCTGGCAGGCCGGTATAATTAAATTCATCCTGCCAAATAAGTTTCCAACCTTTTTTATTTTGTGCATTTGCTGTAAAACAAAATATTATAAGAAAAAAAATAGTTGAAAGTATTGAAAGAAATTTCCTTTTCATTTATGAGTTCTCTAATATATTATTAAATTATAGCCCTGTCTAAATGCACATATCCACCATCCACATGAATGAGTTGCCCGGTGGTATGGCTCGATTTTTCGGAAAGAAGAAACGCAACCATGCTGGCAATTTCTTTTGCTGTAGTCATTCTTTTTTCTAATGGTATTTTACTACTTATCTGTTGCAATTTCTCCTGTGAGTTGCTAAATGTTTTTATCCAGCTTTCATAAAGTGGTGTAAAACATTCGGCTACTATAACTGCATTAACTCTAATGCCATATTGCAATAACTCCACTGCCCATTCTCTTGTGAGTGCATTGCGGCCACCGTTTGCAGCAGCATAGGCAGATGTATTTCCCTGCCCTGTTTCTGCAGTTTTAGAGCCTATGTTTACAATGGCGCCTTTGCTTTGTTTTAAAAAGGGTATTGCAAAATGTGCCAACAAATAATAATGAATTAGATTTTTATGTAATGATGCAACAAAAGAATTGTAATCACCATGTTCAAGTCCTACGCCATCATTAACCCCGGCATTATTTACCAGGCCATCAATTTTTCCAAATTTATCACTAATAATTTTTATAGATTGTTCGCATTGCAGTGGGTCTGTAAGTTCGGCAATAACCTGAAAAGCCTTGCCACCAGCTGCTTCAATCATTGCAACTGTTTTTAAATTATCTTCTTCGCTTCTCCCAATAATTACCGGCAAAGCCCCTTCGGCAGCCAATATTTTTACAATGCCTTCGCCAATTCCTTTTGCCCCGCCTGATACTATAATGATTTTATTTTTTAGCTGTAAATCCATTTTTATAAATTATAAAAGTTAATAGCATTAGTACCCATAATATTATTTTGTTCTTCTGCGGAAAATGGTTTTAGATATATTTCTACAAGGTTTTTCCATTGTACATATTTGCCGCTAAGCAACATTACTGGCCAATCGCTGCCAAATAATATCCTCTTTGCACCAAATGCTTCAAACACAACATCAAGGTAAGGATAAAAATCTTTTGGTTCCCATTGTTGCCAGTTGGATTCGGTGAGTAAACCAGATAGTTTGCAATAAACATTGGGATTTGATGCAATTTCTTTTATCAAAGTTTTCCAGGGTTCTATGGATTTGTTTTTAATATCAGGCTTGGCGCAATGGTCTATTACAAATTTTTGATTGGGAAATTTTTGAACCAGTTCTAAAACTTCTTTTAACTGATGCTGATAGACCAAAATATCATAGGTATAGTTAAATAGTTGCAATTGTGCAATGCCTTTAATAAAATTTTTGCCTGATAAAAATCCTTCTGCTTCTGCTTGTATTATATGCCGCCAACCTTTTATAGCCGTAAACTGTGCATAATAATTCAGCCTGTCTTCAACAGTTTCATTTTGTAAATCAACCCAGCCTACAACGCCATTAATAAATGAATTTGTTTGAGCAAGAGAAAGTAAGAAGTTGGTTTCTGTTTCACTCTGGCCTGCCTGCACTGCTACAAGCCCATTTACTCCTGCCTCTTGCAAAGTGGGTAAAATATTTACAGGAAGAAAATCTTGCTGTAAAATTTTCATATTGTTGGTTATCCAGGCATCATTTTGTTTATCGAAGTTCCAAAAATGAACATGGCTATCTATCAGCATAATTCTTTGCATTTTGTCTTTGTGTTCCTAATCCTTCAATACCCAATTCAACTTTATCGCCAGCCCTTAAATATACTGGTATAGGCTTTATCCCTAAACCCACGCCGGGTGGGGTTCCCGTACTGATTACATCTCCCGGCAATAAAGTCATAAACTGGCTGATATAATGTATAAGAAAGGGGATTCTAAAAATAAGATTAGAGGTATTGCTGTTTTGAAATGTTTTACCATTTACCGATAGCCACATTTTTAAATTATTTGCATCTTCAATCTCATCTGTTGTTGCTAAAAAAGGGCCAAGCGGCGCAAAGCTGTCGCAACTTTTTCCTTTTACCCATTGCCCTCCTCGTTCTAATTGAAATTCCCTTTCACTATAATCGTTGTGCAGGCAATAGCCGGCCACATAATCCATCGCATTTTTTTCTTCTATATATGATGCTTTTTTGCTTATTACTAAAGCAAGTTCCACTTCCCAATCTGTTTTTTTGCTATTTTTTGGAATTACAACATCATCAAAAGGGCCGCATAATGAAGTAGTTGATTTAAAAAAGATGATGGGTTCTAATGGTATAGCAGCACCGGTTTCTTTTGCATGGTCAATATAATTTAAACCGATGCAAATAATTTTTGATGGCCTTGCTACTGGCGGGCCCAGCCTTGTGTTTTTATTGATTGGTTTTAAATTCTTTTGTTTTTCTGAAAGTATTTTTTTTAATTGCAATAATCCTTCTTCTTCAAAAAAGCGTTCATCATAATCAGTAATAAATTCCGAAACATCCAGCCATTTATCATTCATTATTACTCCCGGTTTTTCTTTTTCAAATTCTCCAAAACGTATGAGTTTCATATTGTAATTCTTTTATTGTTCAATTTTAAACGTCCATGCATATTGGCAGGGTATTATATCTGGAGTTAGCTGAGGAACAGTTATAAAGAGGGTGCTATTTTTATACCTGTAATTAATTTGTCCTTTGTAACCCAGCATGGTTAATGCTTTGGGCTTGCCGATATTTTTTACAACCAGTTCCTTTTTCCATTTAGTAGAAATTGCAAAAATATTTTCTCCTTTTTTTGTAAAGTACAAGCTTGTTTCTTTTGTAACAGCAGGTGCATTTTTCCAGGCGGTAGTTTCATAAATAGCTTCGCCATTTACTTTTAGCCAGTTGCCAATATCTATCAAACGCTGCTGCATAATTACGGGAATAGTTCCATCGGCAGCCGGGCCTACATTCAGTAATAAATTTCCTCCTCTTGCAACGGTGCTAATTAATTCATACACTAATTCTTCACTGCTTGCATATTCGTTTAGGTTTTCATTTCTATTGTAGCCAAACGATTGACCAATGCCACGGGTTTCTTCCCAGGCTTTGTTGCCAGAAATAGTTCCGAGACCGTATTCCGACGTTTGAAAGCCGCCATGTTTTCCTTTGGTATCATTTCCCCATCGGTCGTTTACGGCAATGGTTTCTTTTGAGGGTGATTCATTGTATAACCATGCTAAAAATTCTTCGCTGCGCCATGTTTTTGATGTTTGCTCCCATTCGCCATCCGTCCATAACACATCTGGTTTATAGCGACTCACTAAATCTTTCATTTGCGGCAACATTCTTTCCTCTACATATTTATTTACATCCTTTTTATAAACCGGGTTAAACCATTCGTACAATGAATAATAAAAGCCCATGTGCAAACCTGCATTCTTAACTGCTTTGGTTAGCATACCTGCCAGGTCTTTATGCGGTACTACATCTACGGAATTCCAGTTCCACGATTGTGCAGAAGGCCATAAACAAAAACCATCATGATGCTTGCTGGTAAGTACCACATATTTTGCACCGGCATCTTTAAACAATTGTGCCCATTGATTGGGGTTGAATAATTCGCAAGTGAATTTTTGTGCAAAATCCGGGTAATGAAAATTTTTACCATACACACTGTCATGAAATGCCACAAACTCTTTGTGTATTTTTAAATTGGGTGCAAACAAACGCTGCCAGTACCATTCTGCATAATTACTGCCAAAACCATCGGCATTAGAATTGGTTGCCCAGGCAGGAACCGAATAAATCCCCCAATGAAGAAAAATGCCAAACTTAGCCTGGCCATACCATTGCGGTGTGGGCCGCTTGTCTAACGATTCCCAATTGGAGTGATAGTTTTGTGCAAATGTGTTTATACTCATTAGCACAAAAAAAGGCATGAGGAAATTTTTTATTTTTTTGTTAAAATTCATTTGTATTAATTATTAAGCTTTACAAATCCGCCATCAATAGGATAGTCGCAGCCGGTAATAAATGAAGCTTCATCGCTGCATAAAAACAATGCAAGTGCCGCTACTTCTTCCGGCGTTGCCATGCGGCCAATGGGTTGTGTTTTGGAAAGTTTTTCAAACATTTCTTTTTCTTTTCCAGGGTAATTTTTTGCAATAAACCCATCTACAAAAGGCGTATGTACCCTTGCCGGTGAAATAGAATTGCAACGGATGTTTTCGGTAATATAATCTTTGGCAACGCTTAAAGTCATGGCAAATACAGCCCCTTTTGCTGCGGAATATACAAAACGATCGGGTAAGCCTACCAGCGCAGCAATAGAAGCCATATTTAAAATAACGCCACCATTTGATTTTCTCAGTAAAGGAACTGCAGCATGAATGCAATTGTAAACAGCTTTGATATTTATATTTACAACTTTATCAAAATCTGCTTCACTGGTTGTATCTGCTTTACCAACATGGGCAATGCCGGCATTATTTATCAATATATGCATATTGCCAATGCTGTTGAATATTTCTATCACCTGTTGTTGGTCTGCCACATTACAGCTATGTGCAAAGGCTTTTCCACCCACAACGTTTATTTCGATAATTACTTCTGAGGCTGCTGCTGCATTGATTTCCAGGATATGCACTTCTGCGCCTTGTTTTGCAAACAATACTGCAATGGCTTTGCCAATACCGCTTCCGGCGCCGGTAATAATTGCTTTTTTATTTTTTAATGAAAACATATTTTATTTTTTGAGAGCGAAAATCATTTAATGTCATAGAGTGATTTAATTTTTAGTGAATGGATTTCCTTCGGGTTAAAATACTTGTTTTTTACACTCAATATTTTTTCTACGCCGGCTTTTAAATCAAAATAATTATCACTGATATTAAAAAATATTTTTTCTTTATACAGGTAAACATATTTTGCATCTACATTTGATTCAATCGTAAAATTGTTTTCACCAATATGTTTAAGGGTAAATACCGGCTTTTGAAGTTTTAAATTTATGGGTTTTATGCTATCTCTTTGCGGATGTTCATCGTCCCTGTAAGCATTTTTTACTGCATACCATGCGGCTTTTGGCTGCCTGCTGTAATCGGTAATTGACCAGCTGCACACCGGCCAGCAATCATTTAACTGCCAAAGTAAAGTGCCCATATTTACAGGGTATTTGCTTCGATGAATAGCAATAATATTTTTTAAACAATAGTATTGAAAACATTGGGTGAGGTAGGTATAATTTTCCAACGTTAGCTTTTTAACCAATGAGGAATCTAAAAAATACCGGTGCAAATACGATTGTATATTTTGGAAACCGGTGGGATGTTTTTGGTGTGCTTTTAAAACATCCGAAAATAAATATCGGTCTGCAGGGTAGGTAACAGATAGTGTAGTATTGTAATTGGGCATGGCCTGCATCCCATATTCACTTACAAAACGGCCTGTTTTATTTTCAAACACTTCAATATCCTGCAAGCCCCACCATACGCCCCAATAATGGCTGTCACCTTCGGTAATACTGTTTGCCCTGCCCCAGCCATTCAAAGGCGATGTAGAAGTGTAAGGCCTTGTGCCATCGTATAGCTGCACCCATGCTGCAATGCTGTCCTGGAACAACCGTTTATAATCGTTCCATATTTTTACTGAATCTTTGCCGTGAATTTTAAATTGGTTTTGCCAGCCCCAGTTGTTCCATGCTTCATCTACTTCGTTATTTCCGCACCACAACACAATGCAGGGATGATGCCGTAATCTTTTTATTTGATATTTTATTTCTTCTTTTACATTATTAAAAAAATGTTTATCGCCGGGAACCATGCCACCTGCAAACATAAAATCCTGCCAAACCATAATGCCATATTCATCACATAAGTCATAAAATGCATCATCTTCATAAATGCCGCCGCCCCAAATACGGAGCATATTCATATTGGCATCTTTGGCAGCTAATATTATTTTTCGGTAATCTTCTTTTTTTAAACGTGGCAAAAACATTTCGGAGGGAATGAAATTGGCGCCTTTTAAGTAAACGGGTTTGCCATCTATTTTAAAATAAAAAGTTTTGCCAATGCTGTCGGGCTCCTGCACCAATTCTATTTTACGTTTATTAATAAAGGGTATTTCTTTTTGCGGTTCAGGATAAGCTTCAATAAAAATATTTTTCCAAATACCGCAGGTTATATAAGTTGGGCCCCAATCCCAGCCAAAATGATATTGCGCTTTACGGACATATACCCGTGGGTTATCGGGCACTACAAAAGGTAATTTAGATTTAGCAATAGAATCAACTTTGTTTTTGGCTGAATAAAACCGTATGAGTATTTCGTTCCTTGATTTTAAAACAGGCTTAATATTGGCCCGCCATTGGCGAAACATATTATCTGCAGAGAACAACAATTTTCCGTTTAAAAAAATATCGGCATAAGTATCCAGCCCGTCAAAGACCAACTCAATATTTTTTTGTTGAAGAATTTTATGAGATACTGTAAAGGAAGTTTTGTAATCCCAGTTTTCTTTATCAATCCATTGCAGTTTTTTTTCATTATCACCAAAATAGGGGTCAGCTATTAATTTGTTGCTTAGTAAATCGGTATGGATAGTGCCAGGCACCGTTGCAGCATACCATTTTGAGGCTTTTGCATAATAAAATTTCCATCCATTGTTAATGGTTTGTTTTTGTAATTGTGCATTTGCATGTATCGTTGCAAAAAAGAACAAAACAAATATGCCAATCTTTTTTATCATCAGTTTTATTTTTATAAACTTACCCCTTTTTTCCAGGGTATAAAATCATCCTGGTTCAATTGTACGGCTTTGGGGATTATTTCGCCGCTTGCTGCCTTTATGCAATAGTCCAAAATTTCTTCACCCATTTGTTCAATTGATTTTTCACCCTCAATTATAGTTCCGCAATCAATATCTATAATGTCATTCATGTGCCGGGCTAATTTACTGTTGGTTGCCAGTTTTATGGTTGGGCACACGGGGTTGCCGGTGGGTGTACCCAATCCTGTTGTAAATAAAATTAAAGTGGCACCTGCTGCTGCTTTGCCTGTGGTGGCTTCCACATCGTTGCCTGGAGTACAAACCATATTTAAACCCGGTTTTGTTGCAGGCTCAGTATAATCCAAAACATCTGCAACAGGAGAGGTACCGCCTTTTTTTGAAGCGCCGGCTGATTTAATTGCATCAGTAATCAAACCATCTTTTATATTTCCTGGAGAGGGGTTCATATAAAAACCAGAACCTACAGCATGTGCTTGTGCATCGTATTCCTGCATGAGCCTGATAAATTTATTGGCTGTTTCTTCGGTAGTGCAACGATCTATAATATTTTGCTCCACGCCGCATAACTCCGGAAACTCGGCCAGTAATATTTTACCACCCAAAGCGGAAACTAAATCTGCTGTATAACCCACAGCAGGGTTTGCAGATATACCGCTGAAACCATCGCTGCCACCGCATTTTACGCCAATACATAGTTTATCTAAAGAAACAGCCTGCCTTTCTATTTTGTTTAATTCAATCAATCCTTTAAATGTTTCTTTAATGGCATCAGCAATCAATTGTTCTTCACTTTGCGATTTTTGTTGTTCAAAAATCAATAAAGGTTTATCAAAACCGGGTGTATGTTTTTTAATATCTTCTGTTAATTGCTGTGCCTGCAAATGCTGGCAGCCTAAGCTCAGCATGGTTATTCCACCCACATTGGGATGATTGGCATACGCAGCCAATAACTTACTTAAGGTTGCTGAATCTTGCCTGGTGCCGCCGCAACCTCCTGCATGGTTTAGAAATTTTATGCCATCAATATTTTTAAATAATCTTTTTTTCCCAATATTTGCTGCATTTGCAGGGTTTAATTTTACTGCATCTAAATTATCACCAGCTTTAAAGGCATCGACTAAATCATTGGTGAAAAATTTATACTTGTCGGTTACTGCATATCCCAATGCATTGTGCATAGCTTCCTTTATCACATCCAGGTTGCGGTTTTCGCAAAAAACTGTGGGAATAAAAAGCCAGTAATTAGCAGTGCCCACTTTGCCATCGCTTCTTTTATATCCATTAAATGTTTTATGCTGAAATTTTGAAACATCGGGTACATACCATTGATAATTAATTTTTCGGTACGCATAAGGTTGTGCGGCGTGTTTCACATTTTCGGTTGTCATCAAGCTGCCTGCATTTACAGCAACTTGAGTTTTCCCAACTAAAACTCCATACATAATTATTTCTTCAGCAGCTTGCATGTCTTTTTCAAAAAACTTATGCTTGGCGGCAATGTTGTCTTTTATTAAAAATAAATTTCCATTCCACTGCACTTCTTCCCCTTTCTTTAAATCGGAAAGTGCGGTGATCACATTATCGCTGTTGTTTATTTTTAATATTTTATTCAGCATTTATTTTACTGGCGTTTAAGTTAAATTAATTTTTTCGGTTATTGCCATAGGCTTACTATTTTTCAATGCAAATAAAATAACTGCTATAAAGCATGCCAATGGAACCACATAACCATGCTGGATATTTTTAGTTGTATCTGAAATAAAACCCAATACTGGCGGCAATACTGCACCACCCACAATGGACATTATGATTAAGGAAGACCCAATTTTGGTATTGTGTCCCAAGCCCTCTATGCTCATTGAAAAAATAGTGGGAAACATAATACTCATAAAAAATGCAATGGCTATTAATGTATAAATTATTAAGCTTCCTGAGGCAAAGATTGCCACTAGCGTTAATGCGATGCAAATAGCTGCATACAAAGCCAGTAATTTTACCGGGGCAATGTATTTCATTAAAAATGTGCCGGCAAACCTGCCCAGCATAAAGGCAAGGCCGTAAGTGCCGAGATATACCGCTGCTGTTTTTTCATTTATTCCGGCTGCTGTGGTACACATTTTAATAAAGAAACTTCCTACACAAACCTGTGCGCCTACATAAAAAAATTGAGTAGCAATTCCCCATTTTAAACGTTTTGATTTGAGGGCAGAGGCAAATCCAGACTGTCCTTTGTAACTTTCTTCATGCTTAATATCGGGCAGCTTTGTAAAATAAAAAATTATAGCAACCAGTAAAATGATAATGCCCAAAATTAAATAGGGTATTTTTACACTAGCAGCTTCACCGCTTAAATAAACATGTAGTTGTTCGGTGCTCATGGCAGCAATCTGCTGCTCCGTTAGTTCTTTACCCGATAAAATTATTTTACCAATATAAGCCGGCGCTATAAAAGCGGCAAGGCCATTAAAGGATTGGGCAAAATTGAGGCGTTGTGTTTTTGTTGCCTCCGGGCCAAGTACTGTAATGTATGGATTGGCTGCCGTTTCCAAAAATGTAAGGCCACAGGCAATGATAAATAAGGCACCAAGGAAAAAAACATATTGTAATGTATTGGCTGCCGGTACAAATAAAATTGAACCAATTCCAAAAAGTATCAAACCCAGGATGATCCCGGTTTTATAACCGTACCTGCGCATAATATAACCTGCCGGCAGCGCCATTACAAAATAGGCAATGAATACCGAAGTGTCAACGAGTGATGATTGTAAGTCAGTTAACACAAATGCTTTTCGCAAATGTGGGATAAGGATAGGATCGAGATTATGCACAAAACCCCAAAAGAAAAATAAACTTGTAACCAGGATAAATGGAAACAGATAGTTGTTTTTTTTATTGCTTGCAACATTGGTATTAGAAATATCATTTACAGGTAAAGCCATTTAATAAAAATTTATTTTTAAAGTTCGAATATTTTGTTCAGAAGCATCCACTTTTCACCAGGTTTGGCTGCAGGCAAAGCCTGTTGGTATTTCCACATAAGTGTTTCCCATTGTTGTACAACCGGGTTGTTTAAATCTGCTCTTGCCTTTTTATCAAAAGAAAAATCAGTATTGGTTTCCATTATCATAAAGAGCCTGTTGGTTACACGATAAATTTGTAATTCATTAATACCTGCATCTTTTATTGATCCAATAATTTCAGGCCAAACGTTTTGATGATGCATTTCATATTCCTTCATCAACTGTTCATCATCTATTAAGTCGAGTGCAAAACAATATCTCATAAGCCCTATATTTTTTTTAACCGGAATAATTTTGTTTCATGTACCTGTACCGTGCCTTTCCACTTATTTCCTTTGCCTATAATTTTATGTTGCCACAAATCCCTTATCTCATATTTATCAATTAAACCTAATTCCGTAAAACTAAGATTGAAATCCTTTGCTGATTCACTTCTATTTAATATAGCAATGGCAAAATCTCCATTGGCCAGTGGTTTTATAAATACATTCCAGGTATCATTATTTATTTTACGTATGGCCTGTTTGCCCAATGCATCCTGGTTAAGGGCAATCACTTCTTTATTTAATAAAATGCTTTTTGTTGCCTCATTCATGTTACGTAAATCGTTGGTGGCATACAGCGGTGCATTCATCATAGCCCATAAGCTAAACTGTGTTTGATATTCGGTATCCGTGCAACCGGTGCCGCCCCCATCACCCGAAGGCCCTTTTTTACCATACAAACCTGTAATTAACATATCGGGGTCATTCCAACGACCCGGCCCG contains:
- a CDS encoding glycoside hydrolase family 16 protein, which produces MKRKFLSILSTIFFLIIFCFTANAQNKKGWKLIWQDEFNYTGLPDATKWGYEVGHIRNNEQQYYTRAKKENVWVSNGVLIITGRKENYKNENYKNESTDWRYKDSIAQYTSASINTLGKAAWKYGRIEVKAKLPTGGGIWPAIWMLGANRSIVGWPICGEIDIMEFIGNHPADIYSTIHFPDSIKTSRSSGSKINDSTVSNRFHIYTLEWDKQKMDIWFDKIKIHSFVIDSAGSYAANTFRKPFYLLINLAMGANWPGPIDDNVLPQQYLIDYVRVYQKK
- a CDS encoding SDR family oxidoreductase; the protein is MDLQLKNKIIIVSGGAKGIGEGIVKILAAEGALPVIIGRSEEDNLKTVAMIEAAGGKAFQVIAELTDPLQCEQSIKIISDKFGKIDGLVNNAGVNDGVGLEHGDYNSFVASLHKNLIHYYLLAHFAIPFLKQSKGAIVNIGSKTAETGQGNTSAYAAANGGRNALTREWAVELLQYGIRVNAVIVAECFTPLYESWIKTFSNSQEKLQQISSKIPLEKRMTTAKEIASMVAFLLSEKSSHTTGQLIHVDGGYVHLDRAII
- a CDS encoding amidohydrolase family protein → MLIDSHVHFWNFDKQNDAWITNNMKILQQDFLPVNILPTLQEAGVNGLVAVQAGQSETETNFLLSLAQTNSFINGVVGWVDLQNETVEDRLNYYAQFTAIKGWRHIIQAEAEGFLSGKNFIKGIAQLQLFNYTYDILVYQHQLKEVLELVQKFPNQKFVIDHCAKPDIKNKSIEPWKTLIKEIASNPNVYCKLSGLLTESNWQQWEPKDFYPYLDVVFEAFGAKRILFGSDWPVMLLSGKYVQWKNLVEIYLKPFSAEEQNNIMGTNAINFYNL
- a CDS encoding fumarylacetoacetate hydrolase family protein; protein product: MKLIRFGEFEKEKPGVIMNDKWLDVSEFITDYDERFFEEEGLLQLKKILSEKQKNLKPINKNTRLGPPVARPSKIICIGLNYIDHAKETGAAIPLEPIIFFKSTTSLCGPFDDVVIPKNSKKTDWEVELALVISKKASYIEEKNAMDYVAGYCLHNDYSEREFQLERGGQWVKGKSCDSFAPLGPFLATTDEIEDANNLKMWLSVNGKTFQNSNTSNLIFRIPFLIHYISQFMTLLPGDVISTGTPPGVGLGIKPIPVYLRAGDKVELGIEGLGTQRQNAKNYADR
- a CDS encoding alpha-L-fucosidase, whose translation is MNFNKKIKNFLMPFFVLMSINTFAQNYHSNWESLDKRPTPQWYGQAKFGIFLHWGIYSVPAWATNSNADGFGSNYAEWYWQRLFAPNLKIHKEFVAFHDSVYGKNFHYPDFAQKFTCELFNPNQWAQLFKDAGAKYVVLTSKHHDGFCLWPSAQSWNWNSVDVVPHKDLAGMLTKAVKNAGLHMGFYYSLYEWFNPVYKKDVNKYVEERMLPQMKDLVSRYKPDVLWTDGEWEQTSKTWRSEEFLAWLYNESPSKETIAVNDRWGNDTKGKHGGFQTSEYGLGTISGNKAWEETRGIGQSFGYNRNENLNEYASSEELVYELISTVARGGNLLLNVGPAADGTIPVIMQQRLIDIGNWLKVNGEAIYETTAWKNAPAVTKETSLYFTKKGENIFAISTKWKKELVVKNIGKPKALTMLGYKGQINYRYKNSTLFITVPQLTPDIIPCQYAWTFKIEQ
- a CDS encoding SDR family oxidoreductase — translated: MFSLKNKKAIITGAGSGIGKAIAVLFAKQGAEVHILEINAAAASEVIIEINVVGGKAFAHSCNVADQQQVIEIFNSIGNMHILINNAGIAHVGKADTTSEADFDKVVNINIKAVYNCIHAAVPLLRKSNGGVILNMASIAALVGLPDRFVYSAAKGAVFAMTLSVAKDYITENIRCNSISPARVHTPFVDGFIAKNYPGKEKEMFEKLSKTQPIGRMATPEEVAALALFLCSDEASFITGCDYPIDGGFVKLNN
- a CDS encoding glycoside hydrolase family 2 protein, giving the protein MIKKIGIFVLFFFATIHANAQLQKQTINNGWKFYYAKASKWYAATVPGTIHTDLLSNKLIADPYFGDNEKKLQWIDKENWDYKTSFTVSHKILQQKNIELVFDGLDTYADIFLNGKLLFSADNMFRQWRANIKPVLKSRNEILIRFYSAKNKVDSIAKSKLPFVVPDNPRVYVRKAQYHFGWDWGPTYITCGIWKNIFIEAYPEPQKEIPFINKRKIELVQEPDSIGKTFYFKIDGKPVYLKGANFIPSEMFLPRLKKEDYRKIILAAKDANMNMLRIWGGGIYEDDAFYDLCDEYGIMVWQDFMFAGGMVPGDKHFFNNVKEEIKYQIKRLRHHPCIVLWCGNNEVDEAWNNWGWQNQFKIHGKDSVKIWNDYKRLFQDSIAAWVQLYDGTRPYTSTSPLNGWGRANSITEGDSHYWGVWWGLQDIEVFENKTGRFVSEYGMQAMPNYNTTLSVTYPADRYLFSDVLKAHQKHPTGFQNIQSYLHRYFLDSSLVKKLTLENYTYLTQCFQYYCLKNIIAIHRSKYPVNMGTLLWQLNDCWPVCSWSITDYSRQPKAAWYAVKNAYRDDEHPQRDSIKPINLKLQKPVFTLKHIGENNFTIESNVDAKYVYLYKEKIFFNISDNYFDLKAGVEKILSVKNKYFNPKEIHSLKIKSLYDIK
- a CDS encoding altronate dehydratase yields the protein MLNKILKINNSDNVITALSDLKKGEEVQWNGNLFLIKDNIAAKHKFFEKDMQAAEEIIMYGVLVGKTQVAVNAGSLMTTENVKHAAQPYAYRKINYQWYVPDVSKFQHKTFNGYKRSDGKVGTANYWLFIPTVFCENRNLDVIKEAMHNALGYAVTDKYKFFTNDLVDAFKAGDNLDAVKLNPANAANIGKKRLFKNIDGIKFLNHAGGCGGTRQDSATLSKLLAAYANHPNVGGITMLSLGCQHLQAQQLTEDIKKHTPGFDKPLLIFEQQKSQSEEQLIADAIKETFKGLIELNKIERQAVSLDKLCIGVKCGGSDGFSGISANPAVGYTADLVSALGGKILLAEFPELCGVEQNIIDRCTTEETANKFIRLMQEYDAQAHAVGSGFYMNPSPGNIKDGLITDAIKSAGASKKGGTSPVADVLDYTEPATKPGLNMVCTPGNDVEATTGKAAAGATLILFTTGLGTPTGNPVCPTIKLATNSKLARHMNDIIDIDCGTIIEGEKSIEQMGEEILDYCIKAASGEIIPKAVQLNQDDFIPWKKGVSL
- the fucP gene encoding L-fucose:H+ symporter permease yields the protein MALPVNDISNTNVASNKKNNYLFPFILVTSLFFFWGFVHNLDPILIPHLRKAFVLTDLQSSLVDTSVFIAYFVMALPAGYIMRRYGYKTGIILGLILFGIGSILFVPAANTLQYVFFLGALFIIACGLTFLETAANPYITVLGPEATKTQRLNFAQSFNGLAAFIAPAYIGKIILSGKELTEQQIAAMSTEQLHVYLSGEAASVKIPYLILGIIILLVAIIFYFTKLPDIKHEESYKGQSGFASALKSKRLKWGIATQFFYVGAQVCVGSFFIKMCTTAAGINEKTAAVYLGTYGLAFMLGRFAGTFLMKYIAPVKLLALYAAICIALTLVAIFASGSLIIYTLIAIAFFMSIMFPTIFSMSIEGLGHNTKIGSSLIIMSIVGGAVLPPVLGFISDTTKNIQHGYVVPLACFIAVILFALKNSKPMAITEKINLT
- a CDS encoding L-rhamnose mutarotase; this translates as MRYCFALDLIDDEQLMKEYEMHHQNVWPEIIGSIKDAGINELQIYRVTNRLFMIMETNTDFSFDKKARADLNNPVVQQWETLMWKYQQALPAAKPGEKWMLLNKIFEL